In Sphingobacterium sp. SRCM116780, the genomic stretch AATAATTTATTAACTTCAATATATGTGGACACCAATTTTAATTGAAGAATTAGAACAGTATATACTAACAAGTGAGATCAACTAAAATTTTACAATGAAAATACCGAACATCCATGGATTTATCGAGAGGCGTATGCTCATCAACTATACCGTTGATCCCATGTATATAGAAAGGATCTTGCCTCTACCCTTTCGCCCCAAATTGTATCAGGGTAAAGCCATCGTAGGCATATGTCTTATTCGTCTGAAAAATATCAAACCTAAGGGTTTTCCAAGTTTTCCAGGCGTGAATTCGGAAAATGCAGCGCATAGAATTACAGTAGAATGGGACGAAAATGGAGAAACAAAAGAAGGTGTGTACATTCCTAGGAGAGATACTTCTTTAAAACTAAATGCATTAGTGGGAGGAAAGCTCTTTCCAGGGAAGCATCATTTAGCAAAATTTAATGTAGCTGAAAAAGATGGATGCTATCATTTGGACTTTAAAAGTTCCGACAATACCAGCATCTTAGTTGACGCAAAGATAACGGACAAGTTAAATAAGAATTCGATATTTGAAAACTTGGATAATGTATCTTCATTCTTTAAAAAGGGGGCCATTGGCTATTCACCAAATGGCAGAGACTTTGATGGTCTCAAGCTAGAAACTTACCAATGGCAAATAAAACCACTCCATGTGGAACAAATAAAATCTAGTTTTTTTGAAAATCGGGACTTATTTCCTGAAGGTACCATTCAATTCGATAATGCTATACTCATGGAAAATATTGAACATGAATGGAAATCTTTAGAATCTATTGCATACTGTCCAAAATAGATAATACACTAGTCTTTTAGTTACAATGATTGTTTATCTCATTTATCGCAACAACGATTTTAAATTTTTCTCTGCTTGTAATAAAAAATAGCTATTTGTTCGCTAATATCCATAAAGTTGACTATATAGTCTGGATCGACTAAATCTTATACCGTATAATCTAGAAAAAGATACACCATGTAAAGAATGTTTCAGTTAACAAAAAAAGCCACATCTCTCGATGTGACTTTCCCTTAACATATGATATTATAACATTAAACTACTTATAGGAATTAATAGATTTAGACACCTTCCAGTTTCCACCTTCATTAATCAACGTTACAAGATCTGTTTTGGTGAAACCTTCAAACTGCATGGTTACTTTAGCTAGCATATAATCTGCAGATTCTTCGATGATCGTTGTGGTTGTTTTACAGTTCAGCTTCTCTCCTTTTTGTCTTTTCAAGAAGTTGATCACTTCTGAACGGCTATTAGTCTTTGCATTTTCTGTTTGTACTTTTTGGTTGAAATCGGAAGCAAACAATTGCTCTACTCCTACGGATTGTCCTTCGGTCATAACCGCGACGTAATTATCAATAGCGAAGTCTGCTGTAGAAAGATTAACAATTCCTTTCTCTGGTTTTTCTGCTGCCATTGTACATGTAGATACTACGATCAAGGCTGCTGCTGTGAATGTTTTTACTAAAGTTTTCATAATGTCTTTATTTTAATTGTGTTAGTTTTTTGTTCTTATTTGTTGACTCAAAAGTACAGCATGAATCATCTCTAGCCTATGGACTTTAGACCAGTTATAGGAAAAACTCGGTAAGTGTAGGAAATGAGAGGGTGAGTTTGTAATACCCAGAGAAAGATTTATCAAAGTCTTCTATGTGCAATTCTATTGATGTCTCCAACGGCATCAAAAAAGTTAATATTTCCTTGACATTCAGGTAATATTCGACGAGTACTTTTATTGTAGATGAACAAAATATTGCTTTTAATAAAAATAATTATCCCGCA encodes the following:
- a CDS encoding DUF2071 domain-containing protein; this encodes MKIPNIHGFIERRMLINYTVDPMYIERILPLPFRPKLYQGKAIVGICLIRLKNIKPKGFPSFPGVNSENAAHRITVEWDENGETKEGVYIPRRDTSLKLNALVGGKLFPGKHHLAKFNVAEKDGCYHLDFKSSDNTSILVDAKITDKLNKNSIFENLDNVSSFFKKGAIGYSPNGRDFDGLKLETYQWQIKPLHVEQIKSSFFENRDLFPEGTIQFDNAILMENIEHEWKSLESIAYCPK
- a CDS encoding nuclear transport factor 2 family protein, with protein sequence MKTLVKTFTAAALIVVSTCTMAAEKPEKGIVNLSTADFAIDNYVAVMTEGQSVGVEQLFASDFNQKVQTENAKTNSRSEVINFLKRQKGEKLNCKTTTTIIEESADYMLAKVTMQFEGFTKTDLVTLINEGGNWKVSKSINSYK